A genomic region of Equus caballus isolate H_3958 breed thoroughbred chromosome 1, TB-T2T, whole genome shotgun sequence contains the following coding sequences:
- the PPRC1 gene encoding peroxisome proliferator-activated receptor gamma coactivator-related protein 1 isoform X8 — MAARRGRRDGVAPPPSGGPGPDPGGGVRGSGWGSRSQAPYGTAGAVSGGEQVLLHEEGDDSGFVSLSRLGPCLRDKDLEMEELMLQDETLLGTMQSYMDASLISLIEDFGSLGESRLSLEDQNEVSLLTALTEILDNADSENLSPFDSIPDSELLVSPREGSSLHKLLTLSRTPPERDLIAPVDALGPSTGSSRVEMSLTDPPWDFSPPSFLETSSPKLPSWRPPRSRPRWGQSPPHQQRSDGEEEEEVASFSGQMLAGELDNSISNIPDFPMHLACPEEEDKTAAAEMAVQVAGDESISSLSELVRAMHPYCLPNLTHLTSLEDELQEQPDDLTLPEDCVVLEIVGQAATAGNDLEIPVVVRQIPTGPQPVLLGDSLEAGPALQLLLPTLESETEAAVPKEALCPEKEGLSLDSEEKLESACLSEPREVMEPVAPKGPQNPPANAMQSSQRARKGRRKKSKEQPAAYAEGYARRLRSSSRGQSTVATEVTSQAGNLPQEELQREVEPPRGRGKPRAWARAWAAALEKPSSGNLESSVGQASPAEEGPLDLHPNLVDTIQASPVPAHLSLVDSPRADPIPLDSVEADPTAVEPGLADPVAVDPALVDLVSVNSELVDPLPADPVLIEPVLADSAAIDPAVVVPILDDLPPVDPVPVNPAPVDSVPVDLAPVDPVLIKSRPTDPRRGAVSSAQGSPAPQVLLESESSDPPKAIPEIKEVVGSLKVENGTNATTQEARPRPLSLSEYRRRRQQRQAEAEERSAQPPAGKWPSLPETPTGLADIPCLVIPPAPAKKTALQRSPEAPPEACFVPLGPSSASPSPEPPASKPVASAPTEQVPLQEMPLPVRPPAPTVQSMPSTMPTALPFTPGGLGMTSMLRLPASGQGVPSLPPPPLQPPSLPMSVGPVPPDPYTHYAPVPPWPCYPPVSPSGYPCLPPPPTVPLVSGTPGVYAVSPTCNVPWVPPPAPVPPYSSNCTYGPLGWGPGLQHPPFWPTVPPPPLPLASVGRAVPSPKVEPSGIPASSPESVLPLPMTPPLSLGSAGHGAPQIEPTKVEVKPVPASPHLKHKVSSPVQSPRIKAPSCLSTESVAVEEPASERLKPETQETRPRQKPPSPVAKAVPTPRQGTITKLPAVHPARLRKLSFLPTPRAQGPEDVVQAFISEIGIEASDLSSLLEQFEKSEAKKECPPPPPADSLAVGNSGSSCSSSGRSRRCSSSSSSSSSSSSSSSSSSSSRSRSRSPSPRRRSDRRRRYSSYRSHDHYQRQRVLQKERAIEERRVVFIGKIPGRMTRSELKQRFSVFGEIEECTIHFRVQGDNYGFVTYRYAEEAFAAIESGHKLRQADEQPFDLCFGGRRQFCKRSYSDLDSNREDFDPAPVKSKFDSLDFDTLLKQAQKNLRR; from the exons GTGCTACTGCATGAGGAGGGGGATGATTCTGGCTTTGTCAGTCTGTCTCGGCTGGGCCCTTGTCTGAGGGACAAGGACCTGGAGATGGAGGAGCTGATGCTGCAGGATGAGACACTGCTGGGGACCATGCAGAGCTACATGGATGCCTCCCTCATTTCCCTCATTGAGGATTTTGGGAGCCTTGGAGAG AGCAGGTTATCTCTGGAGGACCAGAATGAAGTGTCGCTGCTCACAGCTCTGACGGAGATCTTGGATAATGCAGATTCCGAGAACCTGTCTCCATTTGACAGCATTCCTGACTCGGAGCTGCTTGTGTCACCTCGGGAGGGCTCCTCT CTGCATAAGCTGCTCACCCTTTCTCGGACACCCCCAGAACGTGACCTCATCGCCCCAGTTGACGCATTGGGGCCCAGCACAGGCAGTAGTAGA GTTGAGATGTCTCTCACAGATCCCCCTTGGGACTTCTCTCCACCCTCCTTCTTAGAGACCTCCTCCCCCAAGCTTCCTAGCTGGAGACCTCCAAGATCACGACCTCGCTGGGGCCAATCCCCTCCTCACCAACAACGTAGTGatggggaagaagaggaggaggtggcCAGCTTCAGTGGCCAAATGCTTGCTGGGGAGCTCGACAACTCCATAAGCAACATCCCAGACTTCCCCATGCACCTGGCCTGCCCTGAGGAGGAAgataaaacagcagcagcagagatGGCAGTGCAGGTAGCTGGCGACGAGAGCATCTCCTCCCTGAGTGAGCTGGTGCGGGCCATGCACCCGTACTGCCTGCCAAACCTCACCCACCTGACATCACTCGAGGATGAGCTTCAGGAGCAGCCAGATGATTTGACACTGCCTGAGGATTGTGTGGTGCTAGAGATTGTGGGCCAGGCAGCCACAGCTGGCAATGACCTAGAGATCCCAGTTGTGGTGCGGCAGATCCCTACTGGACCTCAGCCTGTGCTCTTGGGTGACTCACTAGAGGCTGGTCCGGCCTTGCAGCTGCTCTTGCCTACACTAGAGTCAGAGACGGAGGCTGCTGTGCCCAAGGAAGCCCTCTGCCCTGAGAAAGAGGGGTTGTCACTGGACTCAGAGGAAAAGCTGGAGTCAGCTTGCTTGTCGGAGCCCAGGGAGGTCATGGAGCCAGTAGCACCCAAGGGGCCTCAGAACCCACCTGCCAATGCAATGCAGAGTTCCCAGAGAGCTCGAAAGGGTAGGAGGAAGAAGAGCAAGGAGCAGCCAGCAGCCTATGCAGAAGGCTATGCCAGGAGGCTGAGGTCATCTTCACGTGGGCAGTCTACTGTGGCTACAGAGGTGACCTCTCAGGCAGGCAACTTGCCTCAGGAGGAACTTCAAAGAGAGGTTGAGCCTCCCCGTGGTAGAGGGAAGCCCCGGGCTTGGGCTCGGGCCTGGGCAGCTGCCTTGGAGAAGCCTAGCTCTGGGAACTTGGAGAGTAGTGTTGGACAAGCTAGTCCTGCTGAAGAAGGTCCTCTAGACCTCCACCCCAACCTGGTTGACACCATCCAAGCCAGCCCTGTTCCAGCCCATCTCTCATTGGTTGACTCTCCTCGCGCTGACCCCATCCCGCTTGACTCTGTTGAAGCTGATCCCACTGCAGTTGAACCGGGTCTAGCTGACCCTGTAGCTGTTGACCCTGCATTGGTTGACCTTGTTTCAGTCAACTCAGAGCTGGTTGACCCTCTCCCAGCTGACCCAGTGCTGATTGAACCAGTCCTGGCTGACTCAGCAGCAATTGACCCTGCAGTGGTTGTTCCCATCTTAGATGACTTACCACCAGTTGACCCTGTCCCAGTTAACCCAGCACCAGTTGACTCTGTTCCCGTTGACCTGGCTCCAGTTGACCCTGTGCTAATTAAGTCTAGGCCAACTGATCCCAGACGTGGTGCAGTATCATCAGCCCAGGGAAGTCCAGCCCCCCAGGTCCTCCTGGAGTCAGAGTCCTCAGATCCCCCAAAGGCTATCCCTGAAATCAAGGAGGTTGTGGGTTCTCTGAAGGTGGAAAATGGTACCAATGCCACAACCCAGGAAGCCAGACCTCGGCCTCTTAGCCTATCTGAGTACCGGCGACGAAGGCAACAGCGCCAagcagaggcagaagagaggagtGCCCAGCCCCCAGCTGGGAAGTGGCCGAGCCTCCCAGAAACCCCCACAGGGCTGGCAGATATCCCTTGTCTTGTCATCCCACCAGCCCCAGCCAAGAAGACAGCTCTACAGAGAAGCCCTGAGGCTCCTCCTGAGGCTTGCTTTGTGCCTTTGGGTCCCAGCTCTGCTTCTCCTAGTCCTGAGCCACCTGCAAGCAAACCTGTGGCCTCAGCTCCCACTGAGCAGGTGCCACTCCAAGAGATGCCACTGCCAGTGAGACCTCCAGCTCCTACCGTGCAATCCATGCCCTCAACAATGCCCACTGCTCTGCCTTTTACCCCGGGTGGGCTGGGCATGACCTCCATGCTGCGCCTTCCTGCAAGTGGACAAGGGGTCCCCAGTCTGCCTCCACCACCCTTGCAGCCTCCTAGTCTTCCTATGTCTGTGGGGCCAGTGCCCCCTGATCCTTATACTCACTATGCCCCTGTACCACCCTGGCCTTGTTATCCCCCTGTGTCCCCTTCTGGCTATCCttgcctgcctcccccaccaaCGGTGCCCCTAGTGTCTGGTACTCCTGGCGTCTATGCTGTGTCCCCCACTTGCAATGTGCCTTGGGTACCCCCTCCTGCCCCAGTCCCACCTTACAGCTCCAACTGTACTTATGGGCCCTTGGGATGGGGCCCAGGCCTGCAACACCCTCCATTCTGGCCTACTGTACCCCCACCTCCTTTGCCTCTAGCCTCTGTTGGGAGGGCTGTTCCCTCACCCAAGGTGGAGCCCAGTGGCATCCCAGCTAGCTCCCCTGAAAGTGTACTTCCTTTACCAATGACTCCTCCTCTCAGCCTTGGGTCTGCTGGCCACGGTGCTCCACAGATAGAGCCCACCAAGGTGGAGGTCAAGCCAGTGCCTGCATCTCCCCATCTGAAACACAAGGTGTCCTCCCCAGTGCAAAGCCCCCGGATCAAGGCTCCATCGTGTCTGTCTACTGAGAGTGTGGCTGTTGAGGAGCCTGCATCAGAGAGACTGAAGCCTGAGACCCAGGAGACCAGGCCCAGGCAGAAGCCTCCCTCTCCTGTTGCCAAGGCTGTTCCCACACCAAGGCAGGGCACTATCACCAAGCTGCCTGCCGTCCACCCAGCCCGTCTAAGGAAGCTGTCCTTCCTGCCTACCCCACGTGCCCAGGGTCCTGAGGATGTGGTGCAGGCTTTCATCAGTGAGATTG GAATTGAGGCATCGGACCTGTCCAGTTTGCTGGAGCAGTTTGAGAAATCAGAAG CCAAAAAGGAGTGCCCTCCCCCGCCTCCTGCTGACAGCTTGGCTGTAGGAAACTCAGG GTCCAGTTGCAGTTCCTCTGGACGTTCCCGAAGatgctcttcctcttcctcctcctcatcctcctcctcgtcttcctcatcctcatcatccAGTTCCCGAAGTCGGTCCCGCTCCCCATCCCCCCGCCGGAGAAGTGACAGGAGGCGGCG GTACAGCTCTTACCGTTCACATGACCATTACCAAAGGCAGAGAGTCCTGCAGAAGGAGCGTGCAATA gaagagagaagagtggtCTTCATTGGGAAGATACCTGGCCGCATGACTCGGTCAGAGCTGAAACAGAGGTTCTCTGTTTTTGGAGAGATTGAGGAGTGCACCATCCACTTCCGTGTCCAAGG TGACAACTACGGTTTCGTCACTTACCGCTATGCTGAGGAGGCATTTGCAGCCATCGAGAGTGGCCACAAGCTGAGGCAGGCAGATGAGCAGCCCTTTGATCTCTGCTTTGGGGGCCGCAGGCAGTTCTGCAAGAGAAGCTATTCTGATCTTG ACTCCAACCGGGAAGACTTTGACCCTGCTCCTGTAAAGAGCAAATTTGATTCTCTTGACTTTGACACATTGTTGAAACAGGCCCAGAAGAACCTCAGGAGGTAA
- the PPRC1 gene encoding peroxisome proliferator-activated receptor gamma coactivator-related protein 1 isoform X7 translates to MAARRGRRDGVAPPPSGGPGPDPGGGVRGSGWGSRSQAPYGTAGAVSGGEQVLLHEEGDDSGFVSLSRLGPCLRDKDLEMEELMLQDETLLGTMQSYMDASLISLIEDFGSLGESRLSLEDQNEVSLLTALTEILDNADSENLSPFDSIPDSELLVSPREGSSLHKLLTLSRTPPERDLIAPVDALGPSTGSSRVSGVEMSLTDPPWDFSPPSFLETSSPKLPSWRPPRSRPRWGQSPPHQQRSDGEEEEEVASFSGQMLAGELDNSISNIPDFPMHLACPEEEDKTAAAEMAVQVAGDESISSLSELVRAMHPYCLPNLTHLTSLEDELQEQPDDLTLPEDCVVLEIVGQAATAGNDLEIPVVVRQIPTGPQPVLLGDSLEAGPALQLLLPTLESETEAAVPKEALCPEKEGLSLDSEEKLESACLSEPREVMEPVAPKGPQNPPANAMQSSQRARKGRRKKSKEQPAAYAEGYARRLRSSSRGQSTVATEVTSQAGNLPQEELQREVEPPRGRGKPRAWARAWAAALEKPSSGNLESSVGQASPAEEGPLDLHPNLVDTIQASPVPAHLSLVDSPRADPIPLDSVEADPTAVEPGLADPVAVDPALVDLVSVNSELVDPLPADPVLIEPVLADSAAIDPAVVVPILDDLPPVDPVPVNPAPVDSVPVDLAPVDPVLIKSRPTDPRRGAVSSAQGSPAPQVLLESESSDPPKAIPEIKEVVGSLKVENGTNATTQEARPRPLSLSEYRRRRQQRQAEAEERSAQPPAGKWPSLPETPTGLADIPCLVIPPAPAKKTALQRSPEAPPEACFVPLGPSSASPSPEPPASKPVASAPTEQVPLQEMPLPVRPPAPTVQSMPSTMPTALPFTPGGLGMTSMLRLPASGQGVPSLPPPPLQPPSLPMSVGPVPPDPYTHYAPVPPWPCYPPVSPSGYPCLPPPPTVPLVSGTPGVYAVSPTCNVPWVPPPAPVPPYSSNCTYGPLGWGPGLQHPPFWPTVPPPPLPLASVGRAVPSPKVEPSGIPASSPESVLPLPMTPPLSLGSAGHGAPQIEPTKVEVKPVPASPHLKHKVSSPVQSPRIKAPSCLSTESVAVEEPASERLKPETQETRPRQKPPSPVAKAVPTPRQGTITKLPAVHPARLRKLSFLPTPRAQGPEDVVQAFISEIGIEASDLSSLLEQFEKSEAKKECPPPPPADSLAVGNSGSSCSSSGRSRRCSSSSSSSSSSSSSSSSSSSSRSRSRSPSPRRRSDRRRRYSSYRSHDHYQRQRVLQKERAIEERRVVFIGKIPGRMTRSELKQRFSVFGEIEECTIHFRVQGDNYGFVTYRYAEEAFAAIESGHKLRQADEQPFDLCFGGRRQFCKRSYSDLDSNREDFDPAPVKSKFDSLDFDTLLKQAQKNLRR, encoded by the exons GTGCTACTGCATGAGGAGGGGGATGATTCTGGCTTTGTCAGTCTGTCTCGGCTGGGCCCTTGTCTGAGGGACAAGGACCTGGAGATGGAGGAGCTGATGCTGCAGGATGAGACACTGCTGGGGACCATGCAGAGCTACATGGATGCCTCCCTCATTTCCCTCATTGAGGATTTTGGGAGCCTTGGAGAG AGCAGGTTATCTCTGGAGGACCAGAATGAAGTGTCGCTGCTCACAGCTCTGACGGAGATCTTGGATAATGCAGATTCCGAGAACCTGTCTCCATTTGACAGCATTCCTGACTCGGAGCTGCTTGTGTCACCTCGGGAGGGCTCCTCT CTGCATAAGCTGCTCACCCTTTCTCGGACACCCCCAGAACGTGACCTCATCGCCCCAGTTGACGCATTGGGGCCCAGCACAGGCAGTAGTAGAGTGAGTGGG GTTGAGATGTCTCTCACAGATCCCCCTTGGGACTTCTCTCCACCCTCCTTCTTAGAGACCTCCTCCCCCAAGCTTCCTAGCTGGAGACCTCCAAGATCACGACCTCGCTGGGGCCAATCCCCTCCTCACCAACAACGTAGTGatggggaagaagaggaggaggtggcCAGCTTCAGTGGCCAAATGCTTGCTGGGGAGCTCGACAACTCCATAAGCAACATCCCAGACTTCCCCATGCACCTGGCCTGCCCTGAGGAGGAAgataaaacagcagcagcagagatGGCAGTGCAGGTAGCTGGCGACGAGAGCATCTCCTCCCTGAGTGAGCTGGTGCGGGCCATGCACCCGTACTGCCTGCCAAACCTCACCCACCTGACATCACTCGAGGATGAGCTTCAGGAGCAGCCAGATGATTTGACACTGCCTGAGGATTGTGTGGTGCTAGAGATTGTGGGCCAGGCAGCCACAGCTGGCAATGACCTAGAGATCCCAGTTGTGGTGCGGCAGATCCCTACTGGACCTCAGCCTGTGCTCTTGGGTGACTCACTAGAGGCTGGTCCGGCCTTGCAGCTGCTCTTGCCTACACTAGAGTCAGAGACGGAGGCTGCTGTGCCCAAGGAAGCCCTCTGCCCTGAGAAAGAGGGGTTGTCACTGGACTCAGAGGAAAAGCTGGAGTCAGCTTGCTTGTCGGAGCCCAGGGAGGTCATGGAGCCAGTAGCACCCAAGGGGCCTCAGAACCCACCTGCCAATGCAATGCAGAGTTCCCAGAGAGCTCGAAAGGGTAGGAGGAAGAAGAGCAAGGAGCAGCCAGCAGCCTATGCAGAAGGCTATGCCAGGAGGCTGAGGTCATCTTCACGTGGGCAGTCTACTGTGGCTACAGAGGTGACCTCTCAGGCAGGCAACTTGCCTCAGGAGGAACTTCAAAGAGAGGTTGAGCCTCCCCGTGGTAGAGGGAAGCCCCGGGCTTGGGCTCGGGCCTGGGCAGCTGCCTTGGAGAAGCCTAGCTCTGGGAACTTGGAGAGTAGTGTTGGACAAGCTAGTCCTGCTGAAGAAGGTCCTCTAGACCTCCACCCCAACCTGGTTGACACCATCCAAGCCAGCCCTGTTCCAGCCCATCTCTCATTGGTTGACTCTCCTCGCGCTGACCCCATCCCGCTTGACTCTGTTGAAGCTGATCCCACTGCAGTTGAACCGGGTCTAGCTGACCCTGTAGCTGTTGACCCTGCATTGGTTGACCTTGTTTCAGTCAACTCAGAGCTGGTTGACCCTCTCCCAGCTGACCCAGTGCTGATTGAACCAGTCCTGGCTGACTCAGCAGCAATTGACCCTGCAGTGGTTGTTCCCATCTTAGATGACTTACCACCAGTTGACCCTGTCCCAGTTAACCCAGCACCAGTTGACTCTGTTCCCGTTGACCTGGCTCCAGTTGACCCTGTGCTAATTAAGTCTAGGCCAACTGATCCCAGACGTGGTGCAGTATCATCAGCCCAGGGAAGTCCAGCCCCCCAGGTCCTCCTGGAGTCAGAGTCCTCAGATCCCCCAAAGGCTATCCCTGAAATCAAGGAGGTTGTGGGTTCTCTGAAGGTGGAAAATGGTACCAATGCCACAACCCAGGAAGCCAGACCTCGGCCTCTTAGCCTATCTGAGTACCGGCGACGAAGGCAACAGCGCCAagcagaggcagaagagaggagtGCCCAGCCCCCAGCTGGGAAGTGGCCGAGCCTCCCAGAAACCCCCACAGGGCTGGCAGATATCCCTTGTCTTGTCATCCCACCAGCCCCAGCCAAGAAGACAGCTCTACAGAGAAGCCCTGAGGCTCCTCCTGAGGCTTGCTTTGTGCCTTTGGGTCCCAGCTCTGCTTCTCCTAGTCCTGAGCCACCTGCAAGCAAACCTGTGGCCTCAGCTCCCACTGAGCAGGTGCCACTCCAAGAGATGCCACTGCCAGTGAGACCTCCAGCTCCTACCGTGCAATCCATGCCCTCAACAATGCCCACTGCTCTGCCTTTTACCCCGGGTGGGCTGGGCATGACCTCCATGCTGCGCCTTCCTGCAAGTGGACAAGGGGTCCCCAGTCTGCCTCCACCACCCTTGCAGCCTCCTAGTCTTCCTATGTCTGTGGGGCCAGTGCCCCCTGATCCTTATACTCACTATGCCCCTGTACCACCCTGGCCTTGTTATCCCCCTGTGTCCCCTTCTGGCTATCCttgcctgcctcccccaccaaCGGTGCCCCTAGTGTCTGGTACTCCTGGCGTCTATGCTGTGTCCCCCACTTGCAATGTGCCTTGGGTACCCCCTCCTGCCCCAGTCCCACCTTACAGCTCCAACTGTACTTATGGGCCCTTGGGATGGGGCCCAGGCCTGCAACACCCTCCATTCTGGCCTACTGTACCCCCACCTCCTTTGCCTCTAGCCTCTGTTGGGAGGGCTGTTCCCTCACCCAAGGTGGAGCCCAGTGGCATCCCAGCTAGCTCCCCTGAAAGTGTACTTCCTTTACCAATGACTCCTCCTCTCAGCCTTGGGTCTGCTGGCCACGGTGCTCCACAGATAGAGCCCACCAAGGTGGAGGTCAAGCCAGTGCCTGCATCTCCCCATCTGAAACACAAGGTGTCCTCCCCAGTGCAAAGCCCCCGGATCAAGGCTCCATCGTGTCTGTCTACTGAGAGTGTGGCTGTTGAGGAGCCTGCATCAGAGAGACTGAAGCCTGAGACCCAGGAGACCAGGCCCAGGCAGAAGCCTCCCTCTCCTGTTGCCAAGGCTGTTCCCACACCAAGGCAGGGCACTATCACCAAGCTGCCTGCCGTCCACCCAGCCCGTCTAAGGAAGCTGTCCTTCCTGCCTACCCCACGTGCCCAGGGTCCTGAGGATGTGGTGCAGGCTTTCATCAGTGAGATTG GAATTGAGGCATCGGACCTGTCCAGTTTGCTGGAGCAGTTTGAGAAATCAGAAG CCAAAAAGGAGTGCCCTCCCCCGCCTCCTGCTGACAGCTTGGCTGTAGGAAACTCAGG GTCCAGTTGCAGTTCCTCTGGACGTTCCCGAAGatgctcttcctcttcctcctcctcatcctcctcctcgtcttcctcatcctcatcatccAGTTCCCGAAGTCGGTCCCGCTCCCCATCCCCCCGCCGGAGAAGTGACAGGAGGCGGCG GTACAGCTCTTACCGTTCACATGACCATTACCAAAGGCAGAGAGTCCTGCAGAAGGAGCGTGCAATA gaagagagaagagtggtCTTCATTGGGAAGATACCTGGCCGCATGACTCGGTCAGAGCTGAAACAGAGGTTCTCTGTTTTTGGAGAGATTGAGGAGTGCACCATCCACTTCCGTGTCCAAGG TGACAACTACGGTTTCGTCACTTACCGCTATGCTGAGGAGGCATTTGCAGCCATCGAGAGTGGCCACAAGCTGAGGCAGGCAGATGAGCAGCCCTTTGATCTCTGCTTTGGGGGCCGCAGGCAGTTCTGCAAGAGAAGCTATTCTGATCTTG ACTCCAACCGGGAAGACTTTGACCCTGCTCCTGTAAAGAGCAAATTTGATTCTCTTGACTTTGACACATTGTTGAAACAGGCCCAGAAGAACCTCAGGAGGTAA